One window of the Equus asinus isolate D_3611 breed Donkey chromosome 28, EquAss-T2T_v2, whole genome shotgun sequence genome contains the following:
- the NOL3 gene encoding nucleolar protein 3: MGNAQERPSETIDRERKRLVETLQADSGLLLDALLARGVLTGPEYEALDALPDAERRVRRLLLVVQSKGEAACQELLLCAQRTTRAPDPTWDWQHVGTGYRERSYDPPCPGHWTPEAAGSGTLCPGLPRASERDETGGPEGSEAVQCGALEEPEPELEAEPSEEAEPELELQMDPEPEPEPELEPEPDFEEGDESEDS; the protein is encoded by the exons ATGGGCAACGCGCAGGAGAGGCCGTCAGAGACGATCGACCGCGAGCGGAAACGCCTGGTAGAGACGCTCCAGGCCGACTCGGGGCTGCTGCTGGATGCGCTGCTGGCGCGGGGCGTGCTCACCGGGCCCGAGTACGAGGCGTTGGACGCGCTGCCTGATGCCGAGCGCAGGGTGCGCCGCCTGCTGCTCGTCGTGCAGAGCAAGGGCGAGGCAGCCTGCCAGGAGCTGCTGCTCTGCGCCCAGCGTACCACGCGCGCGCCGGACCCCACCTGGGACTGGCAGCACGTGGGCACTG gctaCCGGGAGCGCAGCTATGACCCTCCTTGCCCAGGCCACTGGACGCCTGAGGCAGCCGGCTCGGGAACCTTATGTCCCGGACTGCCCAGAGCTTCAGAACGCGACGAAACTGGGGGTCCTGAGGGCTCCGAGGCAGTGCAATGCGGCGCTCTCGAGGAGCCCGAGCCAGAGCTGGAAGCTGAGCCCTCTGAAGAAGCTGAGCCAGAGTTGGAACTCCAAATGGATCCGGAACCAGAGCCCGAGCCCGAACTGGAGCCAGAGCCGGACTTCGAGGAGGGGGACGAGTCTGAAG ATTCCTGA